Proteins encoded by one window of Thermobaculum terrenum ATCC BAA-798:
- a CDS encoding PucR family transcriptional regulator gives MEQDYFREVANTVVKKIGSLLDQQVIVADDRGWVIASTDRRFMGKNLDTSPSRRMLHQLRVPIKIRDKCGQLMIIESNKPSVPPRMAEALVEMVINQIMLVESLPNQSDLKNKLIYDLLHGNSSDETSIIRQAQILGMDLNLPRAVLLIDASKYILGGDDRQLQQKVNTIIRSIVDFFMLPSDTICGYIGEGEVVVLKASSSRDLANWLRPKEKLDTSPSSWANLAALKRAANALLSKLRSETKQPITIGIGRYHPGILGLTASYQDARAALSLGLKFYGPNKVHCLDSLGIPAFVGISDERTKNDLATHLLKPLEKYPELMQTLEVFFDENCCPTSASKKLCIHRNTLTYRLDKIASLTGLDPRDFDSAVQLRLALTLKASSRNE, from the coding sequence ATGGAACAAGACTACTTTCGAGAGGTGGCAAATACCGTAGTCAAAAAGATTGGTAGTCTGCTAGATCAACAAGTTATAGTGGCAGATGATCGGGGCTGGGTAATAGCTAGTACGGACAGAAGATTTATGGGGAAGAATCTCGATACTAGTCCCAGCCGCCGTATGCTTCACCAACTTAGAGTGCCGATAAAAATAAGAGATAAGTGCGGGCAGTTGATGATTATCGAGTCCAACAAGCCTTCTGTGCCTCCAAGGATGGCGGAGGCTCTCGTGGAGATGGTGATCAATCAGATAATGCTGGTTGAAAGCCTTCCAAACCAATCCGATCTGAAGAACAAGCTGATATATGATCTTCTGCATGGTAATTCTAGCGATGAGACCTCAATAATCAGGCAGGCTCAAATCTTGGGAATGGACTTAAACTTGCCACGAGCTGTGCTGCTGATAGATGCTTCCAAATACATCCTGGGGGGAGATGATAGACAATTACAGCAAAAGGTGAACACTATAATAAGGAGCATTGTAGACTTCTTTATGTTGCCCTCGGATACGATATGCGGCTATATAGGCGAGGGGGAAGTCGTAGTGCTCAAAGCCAGTAGCTCAAGGGACCTTGCCAACTGGTTGCGACCGAAAGAGAAACTAGATACTAGTCCTTCTTCATGGGCAAATTTGGCGGCCTTAAAGAGGGCGGCTAACGCATTATTGTCTAAGTTACGATCTGAGACAAAGCAACCCATTACTATAGGGATCGGAAGATACCATCCTGGTATACTGGGGCTCACTGCTTCCTATCAGGATGCTCGCGCAGCGCTCTCGCTTGGGCTTAAGTTCTATGGTCCTAACAAGGTCCACTGTCTGGACAGCCTTGGCATACCAGCATTTGTCGGCATATCAGATGAACGCACAAAGAATGATTTGGCTACACATCTACTTAAGCCTCTTGAGAAATACCCAGAGCTGATGCAAACTCTCGAGGTATTCTTTGATGAGAATTGTTGTCCCACAAGTGCATCTAAAAAACTCTGCATACACAGAAATACCTTAACTTATCGCCTCGATAAGATAGCCTCCTTGACAGGGCTTGACCCTCGTGACTTTGATAGCGCTGTCCAGCTGAGGCTTGCACTCACCCTCAAGGCTTCCAGCAGAAACGAATAG
- a CDS encoding glycosyltransferase family 9 protein: MSIDWLQAKRILIVRLDNLGDVVLATPAIRAIKETLPECQITLLASPVGAQVAEVNPDIDSVIIYSAPWMDPWQRLPQDSAREMKIIEQIRNHKFDGAIIFTSYHQSPLPAAYLCYLADVPLRLGSTSDGAGSLLTTRHKPPTTLIHEVERGLELVSAVGFSGTQDDLVIEVPSAFRRAVRGWLEDMSIKSPESPLVVIHPGCSMPARTYPWQSYAQVADLIKIEMGAEVVFTGAETELDLLTHIKSRMATEPKLFYGRSLPELCALIEHADLVITNNTGPMHLAAALKTPVVALFALTNPPEQWRPWKVPHKLLFHEVDCRICYSRICPFEHECLAPVSPQEVLQASIDLLQGSAQRRIA, encoded by the coding sequence GTGAGTATAGATTGGCTTCAAGCCAAGAGAATACTAATCGTGAGGCTGGATAACCTTGGAGATGTGGTCCTGGCCACTCCTGCGATAAGAGCGATCAAGGAAACTTTACCTGAATGTCAAATTACTCTCCTGGCCAGCCCAGTAGGAGCACAGGTAGCCGAAGTCAACCCAGATATAGATTCCGTGATCATCTATAGCGCACCATGGATGGACCCCTGGCAGAGACTACCTCAAGACAGTGCACGAGAGATGAAGATAATAGAGCAGATAAGAAACCACAAGTTCGATGGAGCGATAATCTTCACCTCTTATCATCAAAGCCCTTTGCCTGCTGCCTACTTGTGCTACCTGGCAGATGTACCCCTCAGGCTCGGATCCACTAGCGACGGGGCAGGGTCCCTGCTCACTACCAGGCATAAGCCACCAACAACGCTTATACACGAGGTGGAGAGAGGACTCGAGCTTGTATCAGCCGTAGGATTTTCGGGCACCCAAGATGATCTGGTAATAGAAGTTCCCTCTGCATTTAGACGTGCAGTCCGTGGATGGCTTGAAGATATGTCGATAAAGTCTCCAGAATCACCACTCGTAGTGATTCATCCAGGCTGCAGTATGCCTGCACGCACGTACCCATGGCAGTCCTATGCGCAAGTAGCTGATCTCATCAAGATTGAGATGGGAGCAGAAGTTGTCTTTACTGGAGCAGAAACAGAGCTGGACTTGCTTACACATATCAAGAGCCGCATGGCAACAGAACCTAAGCTCTTCTATGGCAGAAGTCTGCCTGAACTTTGTGCATTGATCGAACATGCAGATCTGGTCATTACCAACAATACTGGACCGATGCACTTAGCAGCGGCTCTAAAGACACCTGTAGTAGCCCTATTCGCATTGACCAACCCTCCAGAGCAGTGGCGTCCTTGGAAAGTTCCTCATAAGCTTCTATTCCACGAGGTTGACTGTCGCATCTGCTACTCTCGCATATGTCCCTTTGAGCATGAGTGTCTCGCCCCGGTGTCGCCTCAAGAAGTACTACAGGCTTCGATAGATCTGCTACAAGGGTCAGCCCAAAGGAGGATCGCATGA
- a CDS encoding glycosyltransferase family 4 protein gives MRRYKILCWHIHGSYLDALAQIDQDWYLPVTPDRGEGYGGRRPGMPPYVREVPAEEVRNLDLDIIICQTPKNFYEDIPAILSPEQQKLPKIYLEHNCPRQHPTDTKHPIDDPNVLLVHVTHFNNLMWDSGRTPTMVIEHSVAIDPSIEYVGDRDKGITVINEMKRRGRISGYDIFCKARESVPLDTCGIKSEEIGGLGDIKYRDLHRLMARYRFLFSPMRYTSLPLAVIEAMTIGMPVIALATTELPTMIQNDYNGYVSCDVEFLIDRMLFLLNNPKEAKRLGQNAKCTAQERFNLDRFRRDWNKAFDLVAGGL, from the coding sequence ATGCGTAGATACAAAATACTTTGTTGGCACATACATGGTAGCTATCTGGACGCTTTGGCACAAATAGACCAAGATTGGTACCTTCCAGTAACACCTGACAGAGGTGAAGGCTATGGTGGTAGACGTCCAGGAATGCCTCCATATGTACGCGAGGTACCAGCAGAAGAAGTTAGGAACCTGGACTTGGACATAATAATATGCCAGACTCCCAAAAACTTTTACGAAGATATCCCTGCGATACTTAGCCCCGAACAACAAAAGTTACCTAAGATCTACCTAGAACACAACTGTCCGCGCCAGCATCCCACTGATACGAAGCATCCCATAGACGACCCTAATGTCCTTTTGGTACATGTAACCCACTTCAACAACCTTATGTGGGATAGCGGTAGAACGCCCACTATGGTTATTGAGCACAGCGTGGCTATCGACCCCTCCATAGAGTATGTTGGCGACCGAGATAAAGGTATAACCGTAATCAACGAGATGAAACGCCGTGGACGTATCTCGGGCTACGACATCTTCTGCAAGGCTCGTGAAAGCGTTCCTTTGGACACTTGTGGCATAAAGAGCGAGGAGATAGGCGGACTAGGGGACATCAAGTACCGAGATCTGCATCGCTTGATGGCAAGATATCGCTTTCTGTTCAGTCCCATGAGGTACACCAGCTTGCCACTGGCGGTAATAGAAGCCATGACCATAGGTATGCCTGTGATAGCACTGGCCACCACGGAACTACCTACTATGATACAGAACGACTACAACGGCTACGTATCTTGTGACGTCGAGTTCCTTATAGACAGAATGCTATTCCTTTTGAACAATCCCAAAGAGGCAAAAAGACTGGGGCAGAATGCAAAGTGCACTGCACAGGAGAGATTCAACTTAGATAGGTTCAGGAGGGATTGGAATAAAGCCTTCGATCTGGTAGCTGGAGGTCTATGA
- a CDS encoding glycosyltransferase family 9 protein, which produces MNHPVALDNIEKIAIFRALFLGDLFFTLPAFRALRERFPNAEITLIGLPWAKEFVSRFRHYLDRFLEFPGYPGIIEVDVNPTRTQEFLIQARDYGYDLAIQMQGNGTTSNGFVAELGARISLGHAVNGDDRLTISIPFTERPIKNEILRWLDLVSLLGAHSTPDLEFPIYPHERARAEELIRPALYNNGPIVGMHMGAKEDIRRWPAQRFGELAKILVKLFDATIVLTGTSQEIGLSKEVEAAVGSNVVNLIGKTDLGTFAAVVSSMDLLVTNDTGASHIAAATSTPSVVLFGPTTPEQFGPINQDLHKAVKAYEHVQSYSGSPLWELPVEPVLDACIYMLQNYYVKPSTAF; this is translated from the coding sequence ATGAATCATCCAGTTGCACTCGACAACATAGAGAAAATAGCGATATTCAGAGCGTTGTTTCTAGGCGATCTGTTCTTTACTTTACCTGCATTCCGAGCACTAAGGGAGAGGTTCCCAAACGCTGAAATAACCCTTATAGGATTGCCCTGGGCAAAAGAGTTCGTATCTAGATTCAGACATTATCTGGACCGGTTCCTCGAGTTCCCAGGATATCCAGGCATCATTGAGGTGGATGTTAATCCCACCAGAACTCAAGAATTTCTTATACAGGCCAGAGACTACGGCTACGACCTGGCTATCCAGATGCAAGGCAATGGAACAACCAGCAACGGTTTCGTTGCCGAATTAGGTGCCAGAATAAGCCTAGGACATGCCGTCAATGGAGACGACAGACTGACGATAAGTATCCCTTTTACCGAGAGACCAATCAAAAATGAGATATTGCGATGGCTAGATCTCGTAAGCCTGCTAGGTGCACACAGCACGCCAGACCTGGAGTTCCCTATATATCCACACGAAAGAGCTCGAGCCGAAGAGCTAATCCGGCCCGCCCTGTATAACAACGGTCCCATAGTCGGCATGCACATGGGTGCTAAAGAAGACATCAGGAGGTGGCCGGCACAGAGGTTTGGAGAGTTGGCAAAGATCCTAGTCAAGCTTTTTGATGCCACCATAGTACTTACTGGAACTTCCCAGGAAATAGGGCTTTCAAAGGAAGTAGAAGCAGCTGTTGGAAGCAACGTAGTCAATCTTATAGGCAAAACAGATTTAGGGACTTTCGCAGCGGTAGTATCCTCGATGGATCTTCTAGTTACCAACGACACAGGAGCCTCACATATAGCAGCAGCCACTAGCACACCCAGCGTAGTCCTATTTGGGCCCACCACACCTGAGCAATTCGGGCCCATAAACCAGGATCTACATAAGGCAGTGAAAGCTTATGAGCACGTGCAATCCTACAGTGGTAGTCCTCTATGGGAGCTACCGGTTGAACCAGTGCTGGATGCATGTATCTACATGCTCCAGAACTACTACGTAAAACCATCTACAGCATTTTGA
- a CDS encoding D-sedoheptulose-7-phosphate isomerase — translation MTISINNLLQKRQEKLNVAINQLIRDSELLESVANTLIQSLCSNKKILICGNGGSAAQAQHMAGELIGRFKKNRAPIAALALGTDMATTTAIANDFGYEEVFLRQVDALGNDGDVLLILSTSGNSPNVLAAVNTARRKGLKTVAFTGKKPSKVEDLADIVVRFPAEETDVIQELHLLAIHILCEVVEEHLSKEVVDGQ, via the coding sequence ATGACCATAAGTATCAATAACTTACTCCAGAAAAGACAGGAAAAACTAAATGTGGCCATAAACCAGCTCATTAGAGATTCAGAGTTGCTAGAGAGCGTGGCCAACACACTAATCCAAAGCTTGTGTTCGAATAAGAAGATCCTGATATGTGGGAATGGTGGAAGCGCCGCGCAAGCACAGCACATGGCAGGAGAGCTGATCGGGCGTTTCAAGAAGAACAGGGCTCCTATAGCAGCCTTAGCCTTGGGCACTGATATGGCTACGACTACGGCTATAGCTAATGACTTTGGATATGAAGAAGTATTCCTGCGACAGGTCGATGCTTTAGGCAATGATGGAGATGTGCTGTTGATCCTTAGCACCAGTGGAAATTCGCCTAATGTGCTTGCAGCTGTTAATACGGCCCGCAGGAAAGGGCTCAAAACAGTGGCATTTACAGGCAAGAAGCCTAGCAAGGTAGAGGATCTGGCAGACATTGTAGTACGCTTCCCAGCCGAAGAGACAGACGTCATACAGGAACTACACTTACTAGCCATACACATTCTATGCGAGGTTGTAGAAGAGCACTTATCCAAAGAGGTGGTTGATGGGCAATAA
- a CDS encoding glycosyltransferase family 9 protein, whose product MSKWLNVKNLLAVRLDNIGDVVMTGPALRAIKENLPETKITMLLSPGGASAAPLLPWIDEVIAWKSLWQDLGDLPFDPARELELVEKLREHAFDGAIIFTSFSQDPHVPGYVCYLAGIPLRAGESKEFGGSVLTHELKSVPDNVHQVERNLRLIESLGFKVRDRSLKIFIDEEASLSAHEKLGSMGIRVDEGYVVIHPGASASARRYPVDRFAVIAQELTRKGIHVVVTGSDRERLLVEEIANAAPEVKTLVGVTSLSEYAAVLKMAKAVICNNTLPMHLSDALRVPVVVLFSGTDEESAWGPRDTRALLMRKPTPCHPCYLFKCPIGQPCLDIPAHEVSKAVLRIIS is encoded by the coding sequence ATGAGCAAGTGGCTAAATGTCAAAAACCTCCTAGCTGTTCGATTGGATAACATAGGCGACGTCGTAATGACGGGACCAGCGCTACGTGCGATAAAAGAAAACCTGCCCGAGACGAAGATCACCATGCTGCTCTCTCCCGGAGGAGCTAGTGCCGCCCCATTACTACCTTGGATCGATGAAGTTATAGCGTGGAAATCTCTTTGGCAAGATCTAGGAGATCTGCCTTTTGATCCCGCTAGAGAGCTTGAATTAGTAGAAAAGCTTCGAGAACATGCCTTCGATGGAGCGATAATCTTCACCTCCTTCAGCCAGGATCCGCATGTTCCTGGTTATGTTTGCTACCTGGCTGGAATCCCACTGCGTGCAGGTGAATCCAAGGAATTCGGAGGGAGCGTGCTCACACATGAACTAAAGAGCGTCCCCGACAACGTCCATCAAGTCGAGAGAAATCTCAGGCTAATAGAGTCTCTAGGGTTCAAAGTAAGAGATCGCAGTCTAAAGATATTCATCGATGAAGAAGCATCTCTATCTGCCCATGAAAAGCTAGGATCAATGGGCATCAGAGTCGATGAAGGGTATGTGGTTATCCATCCTGGTGCAAGTGCAAGTGCTCGCAGATATCCCGTGGACAGATTCGCCGTGATAGCTCAGGAACTAACCAGGAAAGGCATACATGTGGTTGTAACTGGTAGTGATAGGGAGCGTCTTTTGGTAGAGGAGATCGCAAATGCCGCACCGGAAGTCAAAACCCTGGTAGGGGTCACCTCACTATCTGAATATGCAGCAGTATTGAAGATGGCTAAGGCCGTGATATGCAATAACACCCTCCCGATGCATCTCTCAGATGCGCTAAGAGTGCCAGTTGTAGTTCTTTTCTCAGGCACAGATGAGGAGAGTGCCTGGGGACCAAGAGATACCAGAGCCCTACTAATGAGGAAGCCTACTCCTTGCCACCCCTGTTATCTATTCAAATGCCCTATAGGCCAGCCCTGCTTAGACATACCAGCTCACGAGGTCTCCAAGGCCGTATTGAGGATCATCTCGTAA
- a CDS encoding glycosyltransferase: protein MMHLAERPKVAFISEHASPAALLGGVDAGGQNVYVDEISRNLGAMGISVDIFTRLDSPESPGVRNWSKGVRIINVPAGPKQHVFRDDLWTLMPEFTRNMLDFIKRNNIRYDLIHSNFWMSGWAATKLKHRANIPMIHIFHAMGKTKRKHQGDMDTSPTERITIEQLVASEADYLIAQCPSEKLELTEDYGVDPAKVVIIPSAVNIERFRPIGKEAARTLIGLDWRGPVIGYVGRIIPRKDVRNIVLALHKVITNKPDLNPLLMLVGGETREPDPKATPEIGVLQSMILELGLQDRVIFIGKRQPDELYAYYSAADLIVTTPWYEPFGLTPLEAMACGRPVIGSNVGGIAFTVSDGETGYLVPPKSPETLAARIIELLDKDDLRERMGSNARHRVVKLFTWERAAELTAQLYVKALSKKLHIANTDYRKESDYEYR, encoded by the coding sequence ATGATGCACTTAGCTGAGCGACCAAAGGTTGCATTTATCAGTGAGCACGCAAGTCCAGCGGCCCTCCTTGGAGGTGTAGATGCAGGTGGGCAAAACGTGTACGTGGATGAAATAAGTCGTAATCTAGGAGCAATGGGCATCAGTGTAGATATCTTTACTCGTCTGGACTCTCCAGAATCTCCAGGGGTGCGGAACTGGAGTAAAGGCGTAAGAATTATAAACGTGCCAGCGGGACCAAAACAGCACGTATTCAGAGACGATCTATGGACTCTTATGCCAGAGTTCACCCGAAACATGCTGGATTTTATCAAGCGCAATAACATTCGATATGACCTAATTCATAGTAACTTCTGGATGTCTGGCTGGGCAGCTACCAAGCTGAAACATCGGGCTAACATCCCAATGATCCATATATTTCACGCTATGGGTAAGACTAAGCGCAAACACCAGGGAGATATGGACACTAGTCCTACAGAGAGGATTACTATCGAGCAACTCGTAGCTTCGGAGGCGGACTACCTGATAGCCCAGTGCCCCAGCGAAAAGCTGGAACTAACCGAAGATTATGGAGTGGATCCTGCAAAGGTAGTAATAATCCCTTCAGCAGTCAACATAGAGAGGTTCCGCCCAATAGGTAAAGAAGCTGCGAGAACACTCATAGGACTAGATTGGCGAGGCCCTGTAATTGGGTATGTGGGACGCATCATACCCAGGAAGGATGTTAGAAACATCGTACTGGCACTTCATAAGGTCATCACAAACAAACCAGATCTCAATCCATTGCTAATGTTAGTAGGTGGCGAGACTAGAGAGCCCGACCCTAAGGCAACCCCTGAGATCGGAGTTCTCCAATCTATGATCTTGGAGCTGGGGTTGCAGGATAGGGTTATATTCATAGGCAAGAGACAACCTGATGAGCTCTATGCCTACTATTCAGCCGCTGACTTAATAGTTACAACTCCTTGGTATGAGCCATTTGGATTAACACCACTTGAGGCTATGGCCTGCGGTAGGCCGGTAATAGGCTCTAATGTGGGAGGAATAGCTTTTACCGTATCAGATGGTGAGACTGGCTATCTTGTGCCTCCTAAGTCACCGGAGACGCTTGCCGCTCGCATCATAGAGCTCCTCGATAAAGATGATCTCAGGGAACGTATGGGCTCTAACGCCAGACATCGGGTGGTGAAGTTGTTTACCTGGGAAAGAGCAGCGGAGCTGACGGCCCAGTTGTACGTAAAAGCACTAAGCAAGAAACTTCACATCGCGAACACGGACTACAGAAAGGAGTCAGATTATGAATACAGATAG
- a CDS encoding SDR family oxidoreductase, which yields MNTDRTHIRTVIITGAGSGLGEATACTFAQDGFNVACLDINEQAAQNVANRLNENGAKAIAIRCDVSKEDDVFSAVQKTFDTFQRIDVVVNCAAVDHTLSVSDMTIAQWDQVISVNLRGPFLIAKAVLPIMKSQKYGHIVNIASTAATRAWANAAAYHASKWGLRGFSRALGVEGRPDNIRVTNVIPGGMKTHFFDRFVEQGIPMPDPANLQDPANVAKVILFAVNMPEESCMQEVIVTPLTETSWP from the coding sequence ATGAATACAGATAGAACTCATATCCGCACGGTTATTATTACAGGAGCTGGAAGCGGCCTAGGTGAAGCCACAGCCTGCACCTTTGCTCAAGATGGGTTCAACGTTGCATGCCTAGATATCAATGAGCAAGCAGCTCAAAACGTCGCCAACAGACTGAATGAGAATGGAGCAAAGGCCATTGCTATCCGATGTGATGTATCAAAAGAAGATGACGTATTCAGTGCAGTCCAAAAAACTTTCGATACCTTCCAGAGGATAGATGTTGTGGTCAACTGTGCAGCTGTGGACCATACACTCTCTGTCAGCGACATGACTATAGCACAATGGGACCAGGTCATATCAGTGAACCTTAGGGGTCCTTTTTTGATAGCTAAGGCAGTGCTCCCAATTATGAAGAGTCAAAAATACGGACACATCGTCAACATAGCATCTACTGCAGCCACCAGGGCTTGGGCAAACGCCGCCGCTTATCATGCATCCAAATGGGGACTCAGAGGTTTCAGCAGAGCTCTAGGCGTAGAGGGACGTCCAGACAACATAAGGGTTACGAACGTTATTCCAGGAGGCATGAAGACTCACTTCTTCGATAGATTCGTTGAGCAAGGAATCCCTATGCCAGATCCTGCCAACCTGCAGGACCCAGCAAATGTGGCCAAAGTCATACTCTTTGCGGTCAACATGCCTGAAGAGTCCTGCATGCAAGAGGTCATAGTTACACCACTTACCGAGACAAGCTGGCCCTAA
- a CDS encoding D-glycero-alpha-D-manno-heptose-1,7-bisphosphate 7-phosphatase: MGNKAVFLDRDGTLVHPRHYPSRAEDLVLYRGLPEEMRILQQMGFKLVVITNQGGIAHGYFTERDLELMHTSLQDQLSEFGVRIDAFYYCPHHPEGNLAHLACECECRKPKPGMILQAAKDMNLDLSSSWMVGDILNDVEAGRKAGCKTILVDLGTESKPSSPDRTPDYVARTTKHALQIIQSLEGQRKDVDLDYIPSSWKAAV; encoded by the coding sequence ATGGGCAATAAAGCAGTATTTCTAGACCGTGATGGCACGCTAGTACATCCAAGACATTATCCTTCCAGAGCAGAGGACCTAGTACTCTACCGAGGCTTGCCGGAAGAGATGCGAATCCTACAGCAAATGGGATTCAAACTAGTTGTAATCACCAACCAAGGAGGCATAGCTCATGGCTACTTCACGGAGCGGGACCTAGAACTCATGCACACTAGCCTCCAAGATCAGCTCTCTGAGTTTGGAGTGCGTATAGATGCTTTCTACTACTGTCCGCACCATCCAGAGGGAAACTTAGCCCATCTGGCTTGTGAATGCGAATGCAGGAAACCAAAACCAGGAATGATATTGCAGGCCGCCAAAGATATGAATTTGGACCTGTCGTCGTCATGGATGGTAGGCGACATACTCAACGATGTAGAGGCGGGCAGAAAAGCTGGCTGCAAGACTATCTTGGTAGACCTCGGTACTGAGTCTAAGCCTAGCAGTCCGGATAGAACTCCTGATTATGTCGCAAGAACCACAAAGCATGCCCTCCAGATCATCCAAAGCCTGGAGGGGCAAAGAAAAGACGTCGATCTTGACTACATTCCTTCTTCCTGGAAGGCAGCTGTGTAG
- the rfaE2 gene encoding D-glycero-beta-D-manno-heptose 1-phosphate adenylyltransferase yields the protein MLKVDIVNNFHKVRALVIGDAMLDSYLEGTASRLCSEGPVPVVTKSGEERVPGGAANTASNLRALGAQVMFLGFVGRDANAAYLRTALRRYDIDDGWLVEDPNISTIHKMRILADEQYVVRFDEGDTTNYSKSSREELLYKLEQALTKCDVIVVSDYSYGAVSEDVTSVIKDFRRTQDIPLLVDSKNIISYGKASATLITPNHHEARAAVGRPASIKPPDIEEMMGIGKQLLDCMDCQFIAITMASEGVLLLGQKAEPLHIPAYPIPKASVAGAGDSFLAATALSLAVGADIAEATRIGVENARLAVLKRRTAVVEHRELLLRMSTLDRQSDQPYESLIAELEAARREGKVIVMVNGVFDLLHAGHVNLLRKAKELGDLLVVAINSDKSARRLKGPNRPINDERHRLELVASLEPVDHVVLFDEDTPIQLIKTIRPHVLVKGADYEGQEIPEAPILQDIGTKLVLVPLTENYSTSSLIERILSSAPNQQLTSEVM from the coding sequence ATGCTGAAAGTAGACATTGTAAACAACTTCCATAAAGTTAGGGCGCTGGTAATTGGAGACGCGATGCTCGACAGCTACCTAGAGGGCACAGCAAGCAGGCTATGTTCCGAGGGCCCAGTGCCGGTAGTAACTAAAAGTGGAGAGGAAAGGGTCCCTGGGGGAGCTGCCAATACTGCTTCAAACCTCAGAGCTCTTGGAGCGCAGGTTATGTTTCTAGGATTTGTGGGCAGAGACGCAAATGCTGCCTACCTCAGGACTGCCCTTAGAAGATACGACATCGACGATGGGTGGCTGGTAGAGGACCCTAATATTTCCACCATACACAAGATGAGGATATTAGCAGACGAGCAGTACGTGGTCAGGTTCGACGAGGGCGACACGACCAATTACTCGAAATCCTCCAGGGAGGAGCTACTATACAAGTTGGAGCAAGCACTAACGAAGTGCGACGTAATTGTAGTATCAGACTACAGCTATGGAGCTGTATCTGAAGATGTAACATCAGTAATAAAGGACTTTCGCAGGACCCAAGATATACCCCTCCTGGTCGATTCCAAGAACATTATTTCATACGGCAAGGCTAGCGCGACCTTGATAACGCCCAACCATCATGAAGCTCGAGCTGCTGTTGGTCGACCAGCAAGTATCAAGCCTCCTGATATTGAGGAAATGATGGGTATAGGCAAACAACTCCTTGACTGCATGGATTGTCAATTTATAGCCATCACAATGGCCAGCGAGGGAGTACTACTGTTGGGGCAAAAAGCCGAACCTCTCCATATACCGGCCTACCCTATTCCCAAAGCCAGCGTTGCTGGTGCAGGGGATTCTTTCCTGGCAGCAACAGCTTTGTCGCTTGCTGTAGGGGCTGATATTGCAGAGGCTACTCGCATAGGGGTCGAGAACGCTAGGCTGGCTGTGCTCAAGCGGAGGACTGCCGTAGTAGAACATAGAGAACTCCTCCTTAGGATGAGCACTCTAGATAGACAAAGCGACCAGCCATATGAATCTCTTATCGCAGAGCTGGAGGCAGCACGTAGAGAAGGCAAAGTCATAGTTATGGTCAATGGGGTTTTCGACCTGCTCCACGCTGGACATGTAAACCTGCTTAGGAAAGCCAAAGAGCTTGGTGATCTATTGGTAGTAGCCATCAACTCCGATAAAAGCGCTCGCAGACTCAAAGGTCCTAACAGGCCAATAAACGATGAAAGACACCGGCTGGAGCTTGTAGCTTCGCTAGAGCCAGTAGACCATGTAGTGCTCTTCGACGAGGACACCCCTATACAACTGATCAAGACGATTAGGCCTCATGTGCTTGTCAAAGGGGCGGACTACGAGGGACAGGAGATTCCAGAAGCTCCAATACTTCAGGATATAGGTACTAAGCTTGTTTTAGTTCCTCTCACGGAAAATTACAGTACATCCAGCTTGATAGAAAGAATCCTCAGTTCTGCTCCCAATCAACAACTAACAAGCGAGGTCATGTAG